AATACTGGATACCACTGAGCCACTCGATTCCGGACTTCTTCTACGATATCAATCGGCTGTTTGTGCAGCGGATACTTCCCCGCCGATAACAGTGTGTATGACAGAAGATTATCCATCAGATTACTGATGTCGTCCAGCTTATGCTCGATGACAGAAAGTGAAACCTGTCCCTGGGGAGAAGCAGGATTATTGCGAACCGTATGGACATGTTGCCTGATGACAGTTAACGGGGTACGAAGATCGTGGGAAATCGTTGAAATGAATTGCTTGCGCAGTTCCTCCTCCTCCCGCTCCCGTTGTTGACTTTCTTTGAGCTCCTTCACCATCCGATTAAACGAGCCTTCGAGTTCTCCAATCTCGTCGTTCTTCATAATCGTGACTTCGTCGGGAATTTCTTTCAATCCATTTACGGTCATCGCGGATTGGAGCCTGATCAGTCTTTTGCGAAGCTTAATGAAGAACAGCCATGACAGCATAAAGAAGCATACACAAATCATTAGAAACAGAAAGATGAGCGGCAGGTTTCCCGATAGCGACATCTCTGCATCAAGGATATGGGAATCCGGGAGCCGCATCACCATAAAGCCTTGCTTCGGATCGTTTCCGATGAGGGAGGTTAAGAACAGCGTTTCTTGATAACGGTCTTGCGCTCGAATCGAGAGAATATCCTCATAAGTCCATTGCTCAGGTATATCTTCCGAGAGGTCTCTGACTGCATTCGTCCTCCCTGACGGGTCCACCCAAAATATTTCAGCATCCGGATAGTCCTCGTTCAACTCTCCCAGTCTAGAAATAATCCTATCCCTACCTGCACCGTCCAGGTTGTCTGCCTCCTGCTGCCACATGCGGGTTATCTCTTCCGGACGATATACTGGATGATCGCTAAACATATAACCAGGTAAATAAAACAGGGCTGGAATGATCGGCCATAGCAATAAGGCGGTCAAAATAAGGATCAGGTATTTGCTCATTAACGAGCCGCGGATCTTCATGATCGCACCCGGTATCCTACGCCGCGGATGGTCTCGATAATTTGGGGGGAGCCGGAATCCAGCTCGATCTTCTCTCGCAGATGCCGGATATGCACATTCAACGTCTTGTCTCCGTTCAGATGCGGCTCGCCCCATACGGCTTCATAAATCTGCTTCTGGGTCAAAATATGATTCAGATGGTCCAGGAAATACATGAATATGTGAAACTGCTTACCTGTAAGCACAATCTCTTCCCCGGTTACGGAATTCCATATACGGCTTCCTGTTCGGTCGATGATTAAATGCCGGATCAGAAGCTGTTCCGGTTCCGTAGTGACGGAGCGCCTGAGCAGGACTTGAATCCGGGCGGCCAACTCATCCGGATGAAACGGCTTTGTCATATAATCATCGGCAAAAGACAGTCCGGTAAGCTTATCCTCGATTGCGGTTCTGGCCGTAAGCATCAGGATGGGTACAGCGGGATTGATTCGTTTTAGCCGCTGACCGACCGTGAATCCGTCCAGACCCGGAAGCATGATGTCCAAAATGACAAGATCGCAATGTTCCATTGCTGCTTCCACATCATAGCCTGAACTCTTCCATATCACCTCATAGCCCTGACTGATTAAAAACTCCTTGGACCAGGAACCGATTTCCTGATCGTCTTCAATGTACAAAATAGTAAATGTCTTCATCGTATGATGGACTCCTAAAAGTAATATATAGGTAGTCTAGCATATTATGGCTGTCAGGAGATCGGGAAATCCATCGGAAAAATTCACGTAAATCACCAAGCATCGTCATAAGTTCACAACATGGATTTGTTAATGTTATCAACAGCCGGGAAAATCAATGCAGGCACTGGCAATATTCATACAAGTTGGAGGATGAATCGGACGGGGTCTTATCGACTTCATCAGGCGACAGATTAACACATACATGGGAAAGGAACGGATTGGATATGAAAACAATTGATATCGTAAAAGAAAACCTGCTTTTCATTCTCGGTCTCGGCGCTTTAGCGCTTGTCAGACCCATCATGAAGATGACCGGGATCATGGAGCTGATCGGCCAAGCATTCGGCAGCATTCTGATGACGGTTCTCATCTCTTTGGCCTGGCTCATGCTCGTTCTATTCAAAAGAACGGCTTATCCCGTTGTCATTCTTGTTTTTGCGGGTTTGAGTTATGCCTTATTTGCTATCATTATCAGCGGGATTACCTCTCCCCTTATCGATGGAACATTGCAAGGTCCATTAACGAATCCGCTGGCAATGATAAGTGTCTTTGCAATAAATGCGGTTTGGGGCTTAATCGTTGGCGTAATTGCCAATGTACTGCGTCGTAAAGGGTAAATAGTCGATAACAAAGAAATGGCGGCATAGGGGAACCCCCTGCACCGCCATTTCTTTATATGCAGCAGCTATTTGACCCCAACTACGATCACGCATACGGGTATGCCACTTCTGAGAACCCCCAACACCTGCTATGTTGGACAAGTCATGTGAATCCGTAATCTATACCACTGCCTGTTTCACGTGATGAAATTCCTCCAGCGCTTGACGTACGGCTTGAGGCGTATCGAGACGAAGTATGCGCTTCGCCAGCTCGCGGCATTCCTGACGATCCAGAGTAGCGAGCCTTTCCTTCATCCGGCTGAGACCACTTGCCTCCATGCTCCATTCGTCGAGCCCGAGTCCGAGTAAGAGCGGTGCCGCGAGCGGATCACCCGCCATACTTCCGCACATGCCGGTCCATTTACCGGCCGTGTGGGATGCCTCAATGACCGTGCGGATTAGATGAAGCACGGCTGGATGATAATAATCGTACAGGTGCGCGACATGTTCATTCATGCGGTCCGCCGCGACCGTGTACTGCACAAGGTCGTTCGTACCGATGCTGAAGAAATCGACTTCGCTCGCGAATCGTTCCGCCAACACGGCCGTTGAGGGAATCTCAACCATGATGCCAACTTCCATCTGCTCGTCGAACCGGATGCCGTCCTGCCTCAATTCCGCCTGCACTTCCGTCAGGATGGCTCTTGCCTGCCTCCATTCCTGCAGGCCGGAGATCATCGGGAACATCACCTTTACCGTTCCGAAGGCGCTGGCCCGCAGC
This Paenibacillus sp. JZ16 DNA region includes the following protein-coding sequences:
- a CDS encoding HAMP domain-containing sensor histidine kinase; this encodes MSKYLILILTALLLWPIIPALFYLPGYMFSDHPVYRPEEITRMWQQEADNLDGAGRDRIISRLGELNEDYPDAEIFWVDPSGRTNAVRDLSEDIPEQWTYEDILSIRAQDRYQETLFLTSLIGNDPKQGFMVMRLPDSHILDAEMSLSGNLPLIFLFLMICVCFFMLSWLFFIKLRKRLIRLQSAMTVNGLKEIPDEVTIMKNDEIGELEGSFNRMVKELKESQQREREEEELRKQFISTISHDLRTPLTVIRQHVHTVRNNPASPQGQVSLSVIEHKLDDISNLMDNLLSYTLLSAGKYPLHKQPIDIVEEVRNRVAQWYPVFEAKGFDVFVELPDETLLWDVDPLWFNRILDNVFQNVVRHAGAGRYIGIQMIDREKQLMLVINDKGPGVCNETPEKGAGIGLSIVSMMAKEMGMQWEMKSDADGSAFYIWIDSSCSVITHETD
- a CDS encoding response regulator transcription factor, producing MKTFTILYIEDDQEIGSWSKEFLISQGYEVIWKSSGYDVEAAMEHCDLVILDIMLPGLDGFTVGQRLKRINPAVPILMLTARTAIEDKLTGLSFADDYMTKPFHPDELAARIQVLLRRSVTTEPEQLLIRHLIIDRTGSRIWNSVTGEEIVLTGKQFHIFMYFLDHLNHILTQKQIYEAVWGEPHLNGDKTLNVHIRHLREKIELDSGSPQIIETIRGVGYRVRS